The following proteins are co-located in the Halalkalicoccus subterraneus genome:
- a CDS encoding SWIM zinc finger family protein: protein MTVRNESHENADEHSYRVNVEDGIPVACECPSDTYHDGACKHRVAVAIREPVLEAASDYESSGEQEQEVATDGGTTVERSGISEHNVEKRPSDCDCIPGIEDLPCWPCYREGFRTPNPNPEGETED from the coding sequence GTGACCGTGCGCAACGAGAGCCACGAGAACGCCGACGAACACAGCTATCGCGTGAACGTCGAGGACGGGATTCCGGTCGCCTGTGAATGCCCATCCGATACGTATCACGACGGAGCATGCAAGCATCGTGTTGCGGTTGCGATTCGTGAGCCCGTTCTTGAGGCTGCAAGCGACTACGAGAGTAGCGGAGAGCAAGAACAGGAGGTAGCCACCGACGGCGGAACGACTGTTGAACGGTCGGGAATCAGTGAACACAATGTGGAGAAGCGCCCAAGCGATTGTGACTGCATCCCAGGAATTGAGGATCTTCCCTGCTGGCCCTGTTATCGCGAGGGATTCCGGACGCCGAATCCAAACCCGGAGGGTGAGA